The Yoonia sp. SS1-5 genome contains a region encoding:
- a CDS encoding AsmA-like C-terminal region-containing protein, whose amino-acid sequence MTETPETESKNDPPAVKVRSRRGMPRWRFALHICTWVIFAPILFAAAMAVMMVDRDITAPSWIVARIEARAADLLGGGTLDFGQITLRIGADLHPRVRLIDSRLTDANGALISRIPLAEGLMSPRGLILNREVLMQDIHLTGAQINLRRAADGSVAVAFGAAEVGQARSLPELLDQVDLFFERPQLAALEQVRADGLVVNFDDARADRTWLVDGGNLSLDLRDGQTALSGDFALLSGRDVPTNVSLSYLSPRGARSARIGLNITDAVASDIATQSPALSWLRDIEAPMTAALRTTLDDDGKLGPLNATLEIGAGALRPNATTEPVQFTSAKAYLSYDPNRDRMALSQIAVETEWGSLRADGEAYLREIRDGLPRALLTQFRFRDVILRPGALYDAPLHLPQAEVDLRVRFDPFSVEIGQAVIVDGQTRLQARGDIAVASAGWDIALDAQVDQIAPEAVLEYWPTGIKPGTRRWVSQNVTGGALHDAAFALRIAPGVKTRFAVGFGFEGSQIKFMRDIPPVQDAVGTVSIIDQRFAADLYAGKLSAPLGGQIDMAGTSFVIPDLGIRNPPAVLDLNAASSITGALAVLNLRPFLFMDKANLPVVLADGRMALTGDVAFPLKPRMTSDEVTFAMRAELTRVRSDVLIPDRVLAAPKLTVDVDRQGIVIAGPARLGRAQMDGRWTQTFGAAAGGRSNLSADVVLSQDFLDEFGIALPPGSVTGRSTGALQVDLQPGRPTRFGLRSNLRGLGVTIPPLGWSKPPGTQAALTVQGTLGPIPQISQLSISGAGLQAEGRITLDGNKRLEAAQFSRVRVGDWLDAPITLRGRGAGAPVGVEISGGALDLRRARFGAGGRGGGPVRIALDRLQITEGIALTGFAGNFTTAGGFTGQFDAAINGQAAIQGTVAPRNGRSAVRLRSNDAGGVARAAGFMRNGVGGTLDLTLLPSGGEGTFDGALIVQGLRVRDAPAMAALLDAISVVGLLQQLDGQGLAFDEVDARFRLTPAQVIITQASAVGPGLGISIDGLYTLASKQLDLQGVVSPFYLVNSIGSFLTRRGEGLIGFNFNITGTANAPQVSVNPLSAFTPGMFREIFRRPPPQVTR is encoded by the coding sequence ATGACCGAGACGCCAGAGACCGAAAGCAAGAATGACCCGCCTGCGGTCAAGGTCCGGTCACGGCGCGGGATGCCGCGTTGGCGGTTTGCGCTGCATATCTGCACCTGGGTGATCTTTGCCCCGATCCTTTTTGCGGCGGCCATGGCTGTAATGATGGTGGATCGCGACATCACGGCACCATCCTGGATCGTCGCGCGGATCGAGGCGCGGGCCGCAGACCTGCTGGGCGGCGGTACCTTGGATTTTGGTCAGATCACCTTGCGGATCGGGGCCGACCTGCACCCGCGCGTCCGGCTGATTGACAGCCGGCTGACAGATGCCAATGGCGCGTTGATCAGCCGCATTCCCCTTGCCGAAGGGCTGATGTCCCCCCGCGGGCTGATCCTTAATCGTGAAGTCCTGATGCAGGATATCCACCTGACCGGCGCGCAGATCAATCTTCGGCGTGCGGCTGACGGATCGGTTGCGGTGGCTTTTGGTGCGGCAGAGGTGGGGCAGGCGCGGTCGCTTCCGGAATTGCTGGATCAGGTTGATCTGTTCTTTGAAAGACCACAGCTTGCCGCGCTGGAACAGGTGCGGGCCGATGGGCTGGTGGTGAATTTTGACGATGCCCGCGCTGATCGGACCTGGCTGGTGGATGGGGGCAATCTGTCGCTTGATCTGCGCGATGGGCAAACCGCCCTGAGCGGTGATTTTGCGCTTTTGTCCGGGCGGGATGTGCCCACAAATGTCAGCCTGTCCTATCTTAGCCCGCGGGGCGCGCGGTCTGCCCGGATCGGGTTGAATATCACCGACGCGGTCGCAAGTGACATCGCAACCCAATCGCCCGCCCTCAGCTGGCTGCGCGATATCGAGGCGCCAATGACAGCGGCACTGCGCACGACGCTGGATGATGACGGCAAACTTGGTCCGCTGAATGCGACCCTTGAAATTGGTGCGGGCGCGTTGCGCCCCAATGCCACGACCGAGCCTGTGCAGTTCACATCGGCCAAAGCCTATCTGAGCTATGATCCCAATCGTGACCGCATGGCGCTGAGCCAGATTGCGGTCGAAACCGAATGGGGCAGTCTGCGCGCGGATGGCGAGGCATATCTGCGCGAAATTCGCGACGGCTTGCCCCGTGCCTTGCTGACCCAATTCCGCTTTCGCGACGTCATATTACGACCCGGCGCGCTATATGACGCGCCGCTGCACCTGCCCCAGGCCGAGGTTGATCTGCGGGTGCGATTTGATCCGTTTTCGGTAGAGATCGGCCAGGCGGTCATCGTCGACGGGCAGACCCGGCTGCAGGCGCGCGGGGATATCGCCGTGGCAAGTGCCGGCTGGGATATCGCGCTGGATGCGCAGGTGGACCAGATCGCGCCTGAGGCGGTGCTGGAATACTGGCCAACGGGCATCAAGCCGGGAACCCGCCGTTGGGTCAGTCAGAACGTCACCGGTGGCGCCCTGCATGATGCCGCCTTTGCGTTGCGGATCGCGCCGGGGGTCAAAACCCGCTTTGCCGTGGGTTTCGGGTTTGAAGGCAGCCAGATCAAATTCATGCGTGACATCCCGCCCGTGCAGGACGCGGTCGGGACCGTTTCGATCATTGATCAACGCTTTGCCGCCGACCTTTATGCAGGCAAGCTATCGGCCCCGTTGGGTGGGCAAATTGACATGGCCGGGACCAGTTTTGTCATTCCCGATCTTGGGATACGCAATCCACCCGCAGTGCTTGATCTGAACGCCGCCAGTTCGATAACCGGGGCGCTGGCCGTTCTTAATCTGCGCCCCTTCCTTTTCATGGACAAGGCCAACCTGCCTGTCGTGCTGGCCGATGGTCGCATGGCGCTGACCGGCGATGTTGCCTTTCCGCTGAAGCCGCGCATGACGTCGGATGAGGTGACATTTGCCATGCGTGCCGAGCTGACCCGTGTGCGCAGTGACGTGTTGATCCCTGACCGCGTATTGGCCGCCCCGAAACTGACCGTTGATGTTGACAGGCAGGGGATTGTCATTGCTGGCCCCGCGCGCCTTGGGCGGGCGCAGATGGATGGGCGCTGGACACAGACCTTTGGAGCGGCGGCGGGCGGGCGCAGTAATCTGTCGGCTGATGTCGTCCTGTCGCAGGATTTTCTGGATGAATTCGGCATTGCCCTGCCGCCCGGCTCCGTCACCGGGCGCAGCACCGGGGCGTTGCAGGTTGATCTGCAGCCCGGGCGGCCGACCCGGTTTGGGTTGCGATCCAATCTGCGCGGTCTTGGCGTGACCATCCCCCCGCTTGGCTGGTCCAAACCGCCAGGAACGCAAGCCGCGCTGACGGTGCAAGGCACGTTGGGGCCGATCCCGCAGATTTCCCAACTTTCCATCAGCGGTGCCGGTCTGCAGGCCGAGGGGCGGATCACGCTGGATGGCAATAAACGGCTGGAGGCCGCGCAGTTCAGCCGGGTGCGGGTCGGTGATTGGCTGGATGCACCGATCACCTTGCGCGGGCGCGGGGCCGGTGCGCCTGTGGGGGTTGAGATCAGTGGCGGCGCACTTGATCTGCGCCGGGCCCGGTTTGGCGCGGGCGGGCGCGGCGGTGGACCGGTGCGGATTGCGCTGGACCGGCTGCAAATCACCGAAGGCATCGCCCTGACCGGCTTTGCCGGGAATTTCACGACTGCGGGCGGCTTTACCGGCCAGTTTGACGCGGCCATCAATGGACAGGCGGCCATTCAAGGCACTGTGGCGCCGCGCAATGGCCGCTCGGCCGTGCGGCTGCGCAGCAATGATGCAGGCGGCGTCGCCCGCGCTGCGGGGTTCATGCGCAACGGGGTTGGTGGCACGCTGGACCTGACGCTGTTGCCATCGGGCGGCGAGGGCACCTTTGATGGCGCCTTGATCGTACAGGGGCTGCGGGTGCGCGATGCGCCGGCGATGGCGGCCCTTCTGGATGCGATCAGCGTCGTGGGGCTTTTGCAGCAGCTTGATGGCCAGGGCCTTGCCTTTGACGAGGTTGATGCGCGGTTCCGGCTGACCCCGGCGCAGGTTATCATCACCCAGGCCAGCGCGGTCGGGCCGGGGCTTGGCATTTCGATTGACGGGCTCTACACGCTCGCCAGCAAACAACTGGATCTGCAGGGCGTCGTGTCACCATTCTATCTTGTGAACAGTATCGGTTCATTCCTGACCCGCCGGGGCGAAGGGCTGATCGGGTTCAATTTCAACATCACCGGCACGGCGAACGCGCCGCAGGTCAGCGTCAATCCGCTATCTGCATTCACGCCCGGTATGTTCCGCGAGATCTTTCGCAGGCCGCCACCACAGGTCACCAGATGA
- the queA gene encoding tRNA preQ1(34) S-adenosylmethionine ribosyltransferase-isomerase QueA has translation MKLSTFDFALPDDLIATRPARPRSAARLLVADGAAGIADHIVADLPAILQPGDRLVLNDTKVIPARLSGLRNRTGDAGATAARIEVTLLEPAADGGWSALVKPLKKVRDGEVIVFSNDLSATVLGRGDGQAQLQFNLSGDDFDAALAAVGAMPLPPYIAAKRPADEADKQDYQTFWARRAGAVAAPTASLHFDGPLLDALAARGVTFSHVTLHVGAGTFLPVKVDDVRDHKMHAEWGEVTAAAAAEINATKAAGGRIIPVGTTALRLIESAARDGTLRPWEGPTDIFIKPGFVFQLTDGLMTNFHLPKSTLMMLVSALMGVERIRAIYAHAIGQRYRFFSYGDASLLLPGPRD, from the coding sequence ATGAAGCTGAGCACCTTTGACTTTGCCCTGCCCGATGACCTGATCGCGACCCGGCCTGCCAGACCGCGCAGCGCCGCCCGCCTTTTGGTGGCTGATGGTGCCGCCGGGATCGCCGATCATATTGTGGCGGACCTGCCTGCGATCCTGCAACCGGGTGACCGGTTGGTCCTGAACGACACCAAGGTGATCCCGGCCCGCCTGAGCGGTTTGCGCAACCGCACCGGCGACGCAGGGGCCACCGCCGCACGCATCGAGGTGACATTGCTGGAACCCGCCGCCGACGGGGGCTGGTCCGCGCTGGTCAAGCCGTTGAAAAAGGTGCGCGATGGCGAGGTTATCGTGTTCTCTAACGATCTGTCCGCCACGGTATTGGGGCGGGGTGACGGTCAGGCACAGCTGCAATTCAACCTCAGCGGAGATGATTTTGATGCGGCATTGGCAGCCGTTGGGGCGATGCCATTGCCACCCTATATCGCCGCCAAACGACCCGCCGATGAGGCTGACAAACAGGACTATCAGACCTTTTGGGCGCGGCGCGCCGGTGCCGTTGCAGCCCCCACCGCGTCACTGCATTTCGACGGTCCGCTATTGGATGCGTTGGCCGCGCGTGGGGTGACGTTTTCGCATGTCACGCTGCATGTCGGGGCAGGGACGTTCCTGCCAGTCAAGGTTGATGACGTCCGCGATCACAAGATGCATGCAGAATGGGGCGAGGTCACCGCCGCTGCCGCCGCCGAGATCAATGCCACAAAGGCAGCAGGCGGGCGGATCATCCCGGTTGGCACAACTGCGCTGCGATTAATCGAAAGTGCAGCCCGGGACGGTACGTTGCGGCCATGGGAGGGGCCCACGGATATTTTCATCAAACCCGGTTTCGTATTCCAGCTGACCGATGGGTTGATGACAAATTTCCACCTGCCAAAATCGACGTTGATGATGCTTGTCTCTGCGTTGATGGGGGTGGAGCGGATCCGCGCGATTTATGCCCATGCGATTGGGCAGCGATACCGCTTTTTCTCTTACGGGGATGCCTCGCTGTTGCTTCCGGGGCCGCGGGACTGA
- a CDS encoding MFS transporter, protein MFQVFTGSWALFLGMFMLMIGNGLQGTLLGLRGDQEGFSTLSLSIVMSAYFLGFLFSSRYTPELIRRVGHVRVFAALGSMISAVLILYPVLVEPWAWTIGRVLIGFCFCGVYITAESWLNDAASNETRGKALSLYMIVQMAGIVCAQFILSRGDVSGYALFIIPSVLVSLAFAPILLSIRPMPAFETTKPMTIRQVIKTSPLACFGMFMLGGVFAAQFGMSAVYGNRVGLTVGQITFFVSAIYIAALILQYPIGWLSDRMDRRRLIIWVSLIGGLGSLIAFLLPGYFVLIVISGALVGGTSNPLYALLIAYMNDYLAKEDMAAASGGLLFINGLGAIMGPLIVGWMMDAIGANGFWLFTAALMMGVGIYGLYRSVRRSRLDWEGETVPYAPVSAASTQIVAEVAQEYYIDAEEEIVADATDQPA, encoded by the coding sequence ATGTTTCAGGTATTTACGGGCTCTTGGGCGCTGTTTCTGGGCATGTTCATGCTCATGATCGGCAATGGGCTGCAAGGCACGTTGCTGGGCTTGCGCGGGGATCAGGAAGGGTTCAGTACCCTGTCGCTTTCCATCGTCATGTCGGCGTATTTTCTTGGGTTTCTGTTCAGCTCGCGTTATACGCCCGAGCTGATCCGCCGGGTTGGGCATGTGCGTGTCTTTGCGGCTCTTGGATCAATGATTTCTGCTGTGCTGATCCTTTATCCGGTTCTGGTCGAACCCTGGGCCTGGACCATCGGGCGGGTCCTGATCGGGTTCTGCTTTTGCGGGGTCTACATCACCGCCGAAAGCTGGCTGAACGATGCCGCAAGCAATGAGACGCGCGGCAAGGCGCTGTCCCTTTACATGATCGTGCAGATGGCCGGCATCGTCTGCGCGCAATTTATCCTGAGCCGTGGTGACGTGTCGGGCTATGCCCTGTTCATTATCCCGTCGGTGCTGGTGTCGCTGGCCTTTGCGCCGATCCTGCTGTCGATCCGGCCGATGCCTGCCTTCGAGACGACCAAGCCGATGACGATCCGGCAGGTGATCAAAACATCGCCCCTGGCCTGTTTTGGCATGTTCATGCTGGGCGGTGTCTTTGCGGCACAGTTCGGCATGTCGGCTGTCTATGGTAACCGGGTGGGGCTGACCGTCGGGCAGATCACGTTCTTTGTATCGGCGATCTATATCGCGGCGTTGATCCTGCAATATCCCATCGGGTGGCTGTCGGACCGGATGGACCGGCGGCGGCTGATCATCTGGGTGTCCCTGATCGGCGGGCTGGGGTCGTTGATTGCGTTTCTGCTTCCGGGATATTTCGTTCTGATCGTGATTAGCGGGGCGCTTGTGGGTGGCACGTCGAACCCGCTCTATGCGCTTTTGATCGCCTATATGAATGACTACCTGGCCAAGGAGGACATGGCCGCAGCCTCGGGTGGGTTGCTGTTCATCAATGGTCTGGGCGCGATCATGGGGCCGTTGATTGTGGGGTGGATGATGGATGCGATTGGCGCCAACGGGTTCTGGTTGTTTACCGCTGCATTGATGATGGGCGTCGGGATCTACGGGCTGTACCGGTCTGTCCGGCGCAGCCGCCTGGATTGGGAGGGCGAAACCGTGCCCTATGCGCCAGTATCCGCCGCATCGACACAGATCGTGGCCGAGGTCGCACAGGAATACTATATCGACGCCGAGGAAGAGATTGTTGCAGATGCGACAGATCAACCCGCGTGA
- a CDS encoding DUF924 family protein — MVSSEDVLAFWLDECTPADWYKSDPDFDAHIRDRFLTTWEEATQGSLGLWLTFPSGTLAYIILTDQFPRNMFRDDAKAFATDPCALAAAKMAIDRNWDMKIDEPARQFFYLPLMHSENLSDQDRAVRLIHTRMPQDGDSNQQHACAHRAVIRDFGRFPYRNAALGRKTTTQEQAFLDAGGYGTAIRAIQQAAE; from the coding sequence ATGGTAAGTAGCGAAGACGTTCTGGCATTCTGGCTAGATGAATGTACGCCCGCCGATTGGTACAAGTCCGACCCGGATTTTGATGCCCACATCCGGGACAGGTTCCTGACCACATGGGAAGAGGCGACACAGGGATCATTGGGTCTGTGGCTCACATTTCCCTCCGGGACGCTGGCCTATATTATTTTGACCGATCAGTTTCCGCGCAACATGTTCCGGGACGATGCAAAGGCCTTTGCAACCGATCCCTGCGCGCTTGCGGCGGCAAAAATGGCCATCGACCGGAATTGGGACATGAAGATCGACGAACCCGCGCGGCAGTTCTTTTACCTTCCATTGATGCATTCAGAGAATCTCAGCGATCAGGATCGGGCCGTGCGTCTGATCCATACCCGCATGCCGCAAGACGGCGACAGCAATCAGCAGCATGCATGTGCCCACCGCGCGGTCATCCGGGATTTCGGACGCTTCCCTTATCGCAATGCCGCCCTCGGTCGCAAAACAACCACGCAGGAACAGGCGTTTCTGGATGCGGGCGGCTATGGCACCGCGATCCGCGCGATCCAGCAGGCGGCCGAATAA
- the lpdA gene encoding dihydrolipoyl dehydrogenase, whose protein sequence is MAAKSFDLIVIGAGPGGYVAAIRGAQLGMNVAIVEREHMGGICLNWGCIPTKAMLRSSEVFHLMHRAKEFGLKADGVGYDLDAVVKRSRQVAGQLSGGIGHLMKKNKVTVFMGEATIPAKGKVSVKGEKGSEELTAKNIVLATGARARELPGLEADGDLVWTYKHALTPKRMPKKLLVIGSGAIGIEFASFYNTLGADTTVVEVMDRVLPVEDAEISAFAKKQFTKQGMKIMEKSMVKKLDRAKGKVTAHIETGGKVEKMDFDTVISAVGIVGNVENLGLEALGVKIDRTHVVTDEFCRTGVDGLYAIGDIAGAPWLAHKASHEGVMVAELMAGKHAHPVKPESIAGCTYCHPQVASVGYTEAKAKELGYDVKVGRFPFIGNGKAIALGEPEGMIKTVFDAKTGELLGAHMVGAEVTELIQGYVVGRQLETTEEDLMNTVFPHPTLSEMMHESVLDAYGRVIHM, encoded by the coding sequence ATGGCTGCGAAGAGCTTTGACTTGATCGTGATTGGGGCCGGACCGGGGGGCTATGTCGCCGCGATACGCGGCGCCCAGCTTGGCATGAATGTCGCCATTGTCGAACGTGAACATATGGGCGGGATCTGCCTGAACTGGGGATGTATCCCGACCAAGGCGATGTTGCGTTCGTCCGAAGTGTTCCACCTGATGCATCGCGCCAAGGAGTTCGGCCTGAAGGCCGACGGCGTCGGCTATGATCTTGATGCGGTTGTCAAAAGGTCCCGGCAGGTTGCCGGGCAGCTATCGGGCGGCATTGGTCACCTGATGAAAAAGAACAAGGTCACTGTCTTCATGGGCGAGGCTACGATCCCCGCAAAAGGCAAGGTCAGCGTGAAAGGCGAGAAGGGCAGCGAAGAGCTGACAGCCAAAAACATCGTGCTGGCCACTGGTGCCCGCGCCCGCGAATTGCCGGGGCTTGAGGCTGATGGCGATCTGGTCTGGACATATAAGCACGCGCTGACCCCCAAGCGGATGCCCAAAAAGCTGCTTGTCATTGGGTCCGGCGCCATTGGGATCGAATTTGCGAGTTTCTACAACACGCTCGGCGCTGACACGACGGTGGTCGAGGTGATGGACCGCGTCTTGCCTGTTGAGGATGCCGAGATTTCGGCCTTTGCCAAAAAGCAATTCACCAAACAGGGCATGAAGATCATGGAAAAATCCATGGTCAAGAAACTGGACCGCGCCAAGGGCAAGGTGACCGCCCATATCGAAACCGGCGGCAAGGTCGAAAAGATGGATTTCGACACCGTCATCAGCGCCGTTGGCATTGTCGGCAATGTCGAAAATCTGGGGCTGGAAGCACTGGGCGTTAAGATTGACCGCACCCATGTTGTCACCGATGAATTCTGCCGGACCGGCGTTGACGGCCTTTACGCCATTGGCGATATCGCCGGTGCGCCCTGGCTGGCCCATAAGGCAAGCCACGAGGGGGTCATGGTTGCCGAGCTGATGGCGGGCAAGCACGCCCATCCGGTCAAGCCCGAAAGCATCGCGGGTTGCACCTATTGCCATCCGCAGGTCGCATCCGTCGGGTATACGGAGGCCAAGGCGAAAGAGCTTGGATATGATGTGAAAGTTGGCCGCTTCCCCTTCATCGGCAACGGCAAGGCCATCGCCTTGGGTGAACCCGAGGGCATGATCAAGACCGTGTTTGACGCAAAAACCGGCGAGCTTCTGGGCGCGCATATGGTTGGTGCTGAAGTGACCGAGTTGATCCAGGGCTATGTTGTGGGCCGCCAGTTAGAGACTACAGAAGAAGACCTGATGAATACCGTCTTCCCGCACCCGACATTGTCAGAAATGATGCATGAAAGCGTGTTGGATGCCTATGGGCGCGTGATCCACATGTAG
- the uvrA gene encoding excinuclease ABC subunit UvrA — translation MAELKNIEVRGAREHNLKNIDVDIPRDQLVVITGLSGSGKSSLAFDTIYAEGQRRYVESLSAYARQFLDMMEKPDVDHISGLSPAISIEQKTTSKNPRSTVGTITEIYDYLRLLFARAGTPFSPATGLPIEAQQVQDMVDRVMAMEEGTRGYLLAPIIRDRKGEYRKEFLELRKQGFQRVKVDGAFYELDEPPTLDKKFRHDIDVVVDRIVVKEGLETRLADSFRTALDLADGIAVLETAPKEGDPERITFSENFACPVSGFTIPEIEPRLFSFNAPFGACPSCDGLGVELFFDEALVVPDVTLKIADGALAPWRKGKSPYFLQTIEAIAKHYGFNKNARWKDLDPKVQEVFLRGSGKEEIKFRYDEGGRVYQVERAFEGVIPNMERRYRETDSNWIREEFENYQNNRNCGTCGGYRLREEALAVKIGGLHVGQVVQMSIKEAYDWCQAVPEALSKQKNEIAHAILKEIRERLGFLNNVGLEYLTLSRNSGTLSGGESQRIRLASQIGSGLQGVLYVLDEPSIGLHQRDNDRLLTTLKNLRDQGNTVIVVEHDEEAIREADYVFDIGPGAGVHGGQVVAKGTPQEIMAAEGSITGEYLVGTREIEVPTKRRKGKGKKLTVVKATGNNLQNVTADFPLQKFVCVTGVSGGGKSTLTIETLFKNASMKLNGARQTPGPCETIKGFEHLDKVIDIDQRPIGRTPRSNPATYTGAFTPIRDWFAGMPEAKARGYKPGRFSFNVKGGRCEACQGDGVIKIEMHFLPDVYVTCETCKGARYNRETLEIKFKGKSIADVLDMTVEDAQTFFSAVPSIREKMDALMRVGLGYIKVGQQATTLSGGEAQRVKLSKELAKRSTGRTLYILDEPTTGLHFEDVRKLLEVLHELVDQGNSVIVIEHNLDVVKTADHIIDIGPEGGDGGGQIVATGTPEKVAEVAESHTGRYLKTMLGARKVAAE, via the coding sequence ATGGCCGAGCTGAAAAATATCGAAGTTCGTGGTGCGCGCGAACATAATCTCAAAAATATCGACGTGGATATTCCGCGTGATCAGCTGGTTGTCATCACCGGCCTGTCCGGGTCGGGCAAGTCCTCGCTCGCCTTTGATACGATCTATGCCGAGGGTCAGCGCCGCTATGTCGAATCCCTGTCGGCCTATGCCCGTCAGTTTTTGGACATGATGGAAAAGCCGGATGTGGATCACATTTCCGGTCTGTCGCCAGCGATTTCGATTGAGCAGAAAACCACGTCGAAGAACCCCCGTTCGACGGTGGGGACCATCACCGAGATTTATGACTATCTGCGTTTGTTGTTTGCCCGTGCGGGGACGCCGTTTTCCCCAGCCACCGGACTGCCGATTGAGGCGCAGCAGGTGCAGGATATGGTCGACCGCGTCATGGCGATGGAGGAGGGGACCCGCGGCTATCTGCTCGCCCCGATTATCCGCGACCGCAAGGGCGAGTACCGCAAGGAGTTCCTTGAACTGCGCAAGCAGGGCTTTCAGCGTGTGAAAGTGGATGGGGCGTTCTACGAACTCGATGAGCCGCCCACCCTGGATAAGAAATTTCGCCATGACATTGACGTGGTTGTTGACCGGATTGTCGTGAAGGAAGGGTTAGAGACCCGTCTGGCCGATAGTTTCCGGACGGCGTTGGATCTGGCTGACGGTATCGCCGTGCTCGAGACGGCCCCGAAAGAGGGTGACCCGGAACGGATTACCTTTTCCGAGAATTTCGCCTGTCCGGTGTCTGGCTTTACGATCCCCGAGATCGAGCCGCGCCTGTTTTCGTTCAACGCCCCTTTTGGGGCCTGTCCGTCTTGCGACGGTTTGGGCGTAGAGCTGTTCTTTGACGAGGCGCTGGTTGTCCCCGACGTGACATTGAAGATCGCTGATGGGGCGCTGGCACCGTGGCGCAAGGGGAAATCGCCCTACTTCCTGCAAACGATTGAGGCGATTGCCAAGCACTATGGCTTTAACAAGAACGCCCGCTGGAAGGATCTTGATCCGAAGGTGCAAGAGGTGTTTCTGCGCGGGTCCGGCAAGGAAGAGATCAAGTTCCGCTATGACGAAGGTGGCCGCGTTTATCAGGTGGAACGTGCGTTTGAGGGTGTGATCCCGAATATGGAACGCCGCTATCGCGAGACCGACAGCAATTGGATCCGCGAAGAGTTTGAAAACTACCAGAACAACCGCAATTGCGGAACCTGTGGTGGCTATCGTCTGCGCGAGGAAGCCTTGGCTGTAAAAATCGGCGGGTTGCATGTGGGCCAGGTGGTCCAGATGTCGATCAAGGAAGCCTATGACTGGTGTCAGGCTGTTCCTGAGGCGCTAAGCAAGCAGAAGAATGAGATCGCGCACGCCATCCTGAAAGAGATCCGTGAGCGGCTTGGGTTCCTGAATAATGTCGGTCTTGAGTATCTGACCCTGTCCCGCAATTCGGGCACTTTGTCGGGCGGCGAAAGCCAGCGGATCAGGTTGGCCAGCCAGATCGGGTCTGGCCTGCAAGGCGTGCTCTATGTGCTGGATGAGCCGTCGATTGGCCTGCACCAACGCGACAATGATCGGCTGCTGACAACGCTGAAAAACCTGCGCGATCAAGGCAATACAGTCATCGTGGTTGAGCATGATGAAGAGGCCATTCGCGAAGCCGATTATGTCTTCGATATCGGACCGGGGGCCGGTGTGCATGGTGGGCAGGTTGTGGCCAAAGGCACCCCGCAAGAGATCATGGCCGCCGAAGGGTCGATCACGGGCGAGTATCTTGTCGGCACCCGCGAGATTGAAGTCCCCACCAAACGCCGCAAGGGCAAAGGCAAGAAGCTGACCGTGGTCAAGGCCACGGGGAACAATCTGCAGAATGTAACGGCCGATTTCCCGTTGCAGAAATTCGTCTGTGTGACGGGCGTATCCGGCGGGGGCAAATCGACCCTGACGATTGAAACGCTGTTCAAGAACGCCTCGATGAAGCTGAATGGCGCGCGCCAGACGCCTGGGCCGTGTGAGACGATCAAAGGGTTCGAACATCTCGACAAGGTGATTGACATCGACCAGCGGCCTATTGGCCGGACCCCCCGATCCAACCCCGCGACCTACACGGGTGCCTTTACCCCCATCCGCGACTGGTTTGCAGGCATGCCAGAGGCCAAGGCGCGGGGGTATAAGCCGGGCCGTTTTTCCTTTAACGTCAAGGGTGGGCGTTGCGAGGCGTGTCAGGGTGACGGTGTCATCAAGATCGAAATGCATTTTCTGCCGGACGTCTATGTCACCTGCGAAACCTGCAAGGGTGCGCGGTATAATCGCGAAACACTGGAGATCAAGTTCAAGGGCAAGTCCATCGCGGATGTCCTTGATATGACTGTGGAAGATGCGCAGACCTTCTTTAGCGCCGTGCCATCCATCCGCGAGAAAATGGATGCGCTGATGCGGGTGGGTCTTGGCTATATCAAGGTTGGTCAGCAGGCCACGACCCTGTCAGGGGGCGAAGCGCAGCGGGTGAAACTGTCCAAGGAACTGGCCAAGCGATCAACCGGACGCACGTTGTATATTCTGGATGAACCGACGACCGGTCTGCATTTCGAAGACGTGCGCAAGCTGTTGGAAGTGCTGCATGAATTGGTGGATCAAGGCAATTCTGTCATCGTGATCGAGCATAATCTGGACGTGGTGAAAACGGCCGATCATATTATTGATATTGGCCCCGAGGGTGGTGATGGCGGTGGTCAGATCGTGGCCACAGGCACACCGGAAAAGGTGGCCGAGGTCGCAGAAAGCCATACTGGCCGCTATTTGAAGACGATGCTTGGCGCCCGTAAGGTTGCGGCGGAATAG